ATTGCAAGATCTCCTCTGCCTGCCATCAAGTGCTACAGAAGCCTGTTAATAACCCACCTGTTCAAGTCAGGTGTATGGAAGAATGGTGACACCATGCAGGCAGTCATCCCTGAGGACTAGAAGTGAAGACACACTGCTTTAACCCTTTGATGCACAACATATGTACACCCCTTCTAATGCACAACATGGGTCAAAAATGACCCGCATTCATTTTCCATGTTATTTCATGCTGACtgagtttttctttgctctgtgTTTCGAAATCAATTCATTTTATGATTGAATATTCCAAGTATTctttaaatatcttgtttttaattaccacagatcattaatttatttttttatttcctactttatgaacaaaaataatttttatattactaTACATGGGTCATCCAAgtgtgatttaaaattaaatgtcttaatactataaaaaacaatgtttcaagTAATTACTTTAGCAGTGAATGGGGccaaacaattatttatttaatacttgCAACACGTTTGTCATTTTATCACACATACACATAAATCCTGATAACAGATAACAGCTATTGAACTGAACTTTATCTGTGGTTGAACAACTGTAAACTGGTGAAATGtgaccaaacaaaataaaacacaactgaatACATTAGTAGAACACAAACTGCCATCTCAATTTTTGCATGCCTCACAAATGATCACAAATTTTTTGTGCTCCTTGCACACTGGCCTAGTGCACTGGGAACACCAGCTGCTGGCTTTTCTGTCTTTCGAAAATGGGCAGATCGCGCACCTCTTCCTTTTCCTTTGGCCCTCCTGTCTGATGTCCTCTTGTAGCTGAGTGGTggctgtgtctttttttaacccACACCTTCCCATTGCCTCAATAATATGCTTCTGGAGTTTGGGTGTGCCCTCCATGCGCCTCTTCATATGTGGCATGACGAGCTCTTTGCCCAGCTCCTTGATAAATAGTCGTCATGCATTACTCGCACCACCGATATAATCAGGGTGTTGTGCACTGAAGTTGGTGTAGGCATTGAGTGTGGCAACATCCAGCATATTGTACCAGAGAACCATGGGCCACCTCCTTGTTCTCCGCAGACATGTGTAGTTGCTAACCATTTGATCCATTGTGTCCACTCCTCCTTTCGTTTTATTGTAGTACTGGATCACTTCTGGTTTCTTCTTCTGACTGCTGCTATCCACTGCTTTGTCATCATGCATGGTGCTCAGTAGGACAACAGCCTTTCCTTTCTTCTGCACATAGCTCACCATGGTCATGTTGCCATGGAATCCAAATTCCGAGCTATGAAGCTCCCGTGATTTGGATGGCTTCATGATAGATGGTATGTCAGGTTTGTTCTGGCGAAGAGTCCCAACGATGGTCAGATTGTTCTTGAGGAGCTTCTCAGCCAGAGGGACACTGGTGAAAAAGTTGTCCATTGTCCATGTAGAATTACAAAAACTGTGCTTGTTTATaacttaagaaagaaaaaataaaaatgatgatttgtggtaaacaaaaacaagatatttactGCATATCTGGAAAAGAACCATACATGAAGTAACCTTGTTAAATGAATGCGGGTCGTTTTTGACCCATTTTGTGCATTAGAAGGGTAGTGATACAAAAAGggtttttgttcaaaaagtaagaaaggaaaaaattaattaaggATGTATGATGATCAAAAACAAGTTAATTGAGGAATACCTTGAATACTGAatgatgaaattaatttattgcaaaGATATAGAAGATAAAAACTCAGCCGGGTCACTTTTGACCCATGTTTTACATCAAAGGGTTAAAGGAAGACACCAGCCATCTTGGTACTTGAAGGCCACATCATCAAAAGACTGAGCCAAGATTAGACCTTTGTTACTTGAAATTATTTCTCAGTTTCAGTAGcttcacatttattcaaaattttCTTAAACATTCTCAAAGTGCCTTGAACTGTGCACTCTCTCATCAGTCACATAtaatcacaaactttaatgtatccTATTTACATTTACACACATTACTGAAGAATGGAAAAACTACTCACATGTGCCTTTTTATAGGTTTTATGAATCAATTCTGCACAACATTGTATCAGTTTTGGCTGATGTTAGAGACAATGTGAAGGACAGAAAGAAACTCAGATGGCTTCAGAACTGCATGTTGCAGACCAAtctgaatttcaaaatgttggtaaataatatatattctaacaaaaacgaaacaaaaagaaacaattccCTCCGTTTTTTAACTAAGTGACTTCAAAAGGCATACACTGGATTCTATATATAgacttttgagatttttcttgtaaaatacttttaaaccCATCTATTCTCTTCCTTCTAGCTTATAATTATCTGCTGGTATTTGTAGGTATGACtaattaaattctaataaaatgcGTTGAAGCTTGTGGTTGGAATGAAACAAAGTGTGGATACTTTTTGGAAGTTACGATAAACAGAtggtgtcaaaaaaaaaatcaatctgtgAAGCAAATATGGTTCAGCTTCACTGTTGAAAGATATCTGATCTTTGAACGAGAGGAGACTGAACCACAAACTCTTCTTGTGTAGATGGTGTGCAGAAAATGATAgcataaaacaatgaaattctGAGGACATCTTGAATGAGTCAAATGGATGTTTTGACTGTCGAGTATTGTACgcttagaaaataataaacaaagatGAGTCAAGAATGTGTACTGTCTAAGCCATGCCATAGTGTCTGCAGCTCTGAAGACTAGATTGTTGTTGTAGTATTATGCTTGGAATATTCATAGTGTGCATTTCTTTATACATTGTAAGAAGTAACATTGCTTTTCAATCATCCTTAAGTGCGATTTAATCCCCTGCATCTCCATTTATTGCTTCCTGAAACTAAtttgttgcctttttttgtgtgtttattgaCCAATTATTAGAGTATGCCTGAGGGAAGTCCTCTTGGAAACTGCCAATTTTTATGAGACTGTAGTCTAATGCTACGGCTTAAATATgttcctttgttttcatttctgtgtaGCAGAATTGTAGACAACATCACTGACCACCAGATCCTCTACATCCTCTTGGTTTCTTCCCTCTGCCCGTCGCCCTGTAGTTCCTTCCACATTATGCATTATCCTAAGACTTTTTATTATCACCATTTTGCATtctcagtcttttttttccgAATGTGCCTATTGGTACTAGACATGAGATTAACCAGGCTTTGCTCTCTGAGACCTCTCTCTTATTTTTCCCTGCTCAGTCACATTCAGCCCGGCGTGGGTGTCTGGTATGTGTCAGAACCAGTAAAAACAGCTCTAATCTTAATTACACAAGCAGCTTTATTACCCTGCTCCAGTGATCtgataaatcaataaacaagTCTTCTTTTAGAAGCAGAACGATCACAGCATATTTCAGTGCCCTCCACACTTTTTGCACATCTCTGGTAAATGTGTGGCAAAAACCTCAAATTCAATAATCTTTTATCACAGTAGCTTATTTACACATTGTAAATTATCTGCTTCAggtctattttttttagcagatgGTCTCTTGTTTTACTAAAGCATTCTCCAAtacacagcaaaaaataaaatggctttTGGGTAAGCTGGTCAGGTGTTCTTGCAACAAACATTCCCAGATCATGGCACTTCCTCTTCAGTTCTTTGCAGTCGGTATTGGGCTTCTGTTCCTGGAATGCTTTCGAATGTCCACATAATTCAGCTCTAAGTGTCTTCTGTCCAACCAACATTGTTCCAGAAGTGCTGGTCTTTgtcttaatgttttttcttagaGAGTAAATGTTTCCAGTTTGCATACTGTCCCAACAAACATTAAACCGGTGCACGTGCCGTCTGATTGTACTGACATgcattttcatttcaacaaTAAGAGGGATTTCTTGAACGTCCCGTACTGACATTTTGAGGGGATTCTTTGTTTATCATCTTTTGCGACGTATTCAGGGTGGTCCTGCTTAGAAAACCTGCCCTGGACGTATTAGAAgttgtttctgatgtttttcacTTGCAGACTACTTTCCAGACAGTGGAATGGGTGATGTTAAATCCCAGTACAATCCTCTTTTCAAAGGCCTCAGACAGCTCTTATCATCTCACCATGGATTTAGTGGATTGTCACTTTAACAATCAAGAGCATACCAAACTGAATGTCTGAGGTTTAGACAGGGTAAACCTCCTAAGTAATGGTATTCTAATCATGTGTGTCAGGTGTGATACAGCTGTGTTCAATTTTAAGTAATTAGTTTGGAATGAAACTAGTTCTTCAcaagaaattgtgttttgtttaaaaaatccatttacagaaaatattaaaaggtacttttttcagtttttatatttacattaatGTGTTGCACTAAATGTGCCTCAaatgtttacacttttaaataaGTAAGAAAAGCACAATAGCTTTCATATGGTGTAAAAGCAAATTTCGCCTGACTGTGCTTTACAAGTTACCAATTATTCTGCAGAAACCAAGAGACAGTTCTACAAATATCAATGCAGGGAGTCACCTAGTGGTTGAGAAGTACTGGTACAATTCAGGACAGAAACTAATGCTTACTGATCAGCAACAAATACAGACATTTACAGGAAGGAATGTTTTCTTTCCCCCTTTTTCAGATGCTTCTAATAAGAGCAACAAAGGGCAACTGCAGAGAGATGAAGAGCAGACATGGGAGGAGCAGGGAATCAGAGgttgtgaaacagaaacaaatcatgCACAAAGATTTTGCGAAGACAGAAAAGATATGTCATGTCATTCTGCTCAGTATTTTACCGTAATCTCAAATTATGTTAATCATTATCATGCGTTAAAATGCACTGGTTCAGCTCCTCACAGTTTAGAAGATGTCTGCAGAAAACTACACAAGTAATGATTGGGTCAAAGTCTTTCAcactaaaacaaaatgcaaatggTTTGCATCATTAAGGTGTGGAAAgggaacaataaaataaacatagaaCACCTCCatagaaaaacaacatggccatttttcatgttgaatgtatttttagtgTTAACTAACCTGATCCTACTTTGTGTATTTGTACCTGCAGACTGTTTGCATTATTTGTGGCAGTTTTTTGTCGTTACTGAGCTGTCTCACAGTGAGGCTTTTGTCATATTATTGGACTTGTCCAACTTCTTGGACCGCTGCCGGCGGTCTTTGCAGAGCTTTTCAGAGCTTTTCAGAGCTTTGCAGGCTTTGTGAGGCTTGAAGACTGATataattcatttctttatttgctGCTGTAAAAATACCACGCATTGAGAGCCATACCGGTTAGGCAGCTGAGTGTTTTCACTTCAACTGTACAGGCAGGGGCGCCACCAGAAATCTTGGGCTCCCTGACAAAAAATTTTATAGGGCCCCCCtccgcagctgctgttacaattttttgaatctatttgacccataaaaagcatcacaattttaaaggcttgcaactt
The Xiphophorus hellerii strain 12219 chromosome 22, Xiphophorus_hellerii-4.1, whole genome shotgun sequence genome window above contains:
- the LOC116712812 gene encoding piggyBac transposable element-derived protein 4-like, yielding MDNFFTSVPLAEKLLKNNLTIVGTLRQNKPDIPSIMKPSKSRELHSSEFGFHGNMTMVSYVQKKGKAVVLLSTMHDDKAVDSSSQKKKPEVIQYYNKTKGGVDTMDQMVSNYTCLRRTRRWPMVLWYNMLDVATLNAYTNFSAQHPDYIGGASNA